In Crinalium epipsammum PCC 9333, the genomic window GTGTCAACAACCAAGCTTTATCCTTATCCTTTGTTCCAGCATTGACAATCAACACCCCTTTTTGCTCACCACCATCTTCACCCTGGTAGTAAAAAATGATATCATCAATAATGCCAGCTTCAGAATTTAGTAAAACGCTGTATTGTGCTTGCCCTGGTTTAAGACGGCTAAGATCTGAAGGTACTAAAACTTGTAGCTTTTCGGTTAACTGTTTGCCTTTAAGAACGAATTTACCCATGTGGGAAATATCAAACATTCCCGCCGCAGTCCGCACAGCCGTATGTTCTTGGGTAATACTTACATATTGAACAGGCATTTCCCAACCTGAAAAAGCCGTCAGCCGTGCTTTTTGCTCTAATGCAAGTTCGTATAGAGGGGTACGGGCAAGTGAAGAAGCGGTTTCGGGTTTCATTGCTTTGGAGTTACAGATTTCCATCTATCAAAAGATGTATTTTTCCATAGTAAGCGATAATCTGTTAACAATTAACAATGACAGACTAAAGTTGATACAACCAAGAAGATTAATTTAGATCAATGCCTCGTTGGAAATTGGTTACGGAATTTAGTTTTGATAGCGCCCACTATATTAAAGACTATGACGGTCCTTGTGGTCGAATGCACGGACACACCTATAAAGTCAAGGTAGAGGCGACTTCTGGGCAGTTACACTCATCACAATATGTTCCTCACAAAGTGATGGTAGCCGACTTTAGGACTTTGCGCTGGGCAAAGCAAGATGGCACTAAGGGAGGGTTGGATCACTGCGTTTTAAACGAGGTGCTACCAGAGGGTTACGAGACAACCGCAGAGATGATTGCTAAGTATATTTACGATGAGACGAAGAAGCGAGTGCCAGAAGGGGTGCAGTTGAAAGTGGCGGTATCTGAAACACCTAATAGTTGGGTAGAGTATGAGGATGATTAATGGGAGGT contains:
- a CDS encoding 6-pyruvoyl trahydropterin synthase family protein; this translates as MPRWKLVTEFSFDSAHYIKDYDGPCGRMHGHTYKVKVEATSGQLHSSQYVPHKVMVADFRTLRWAKQDGTKGGLDHCVLNEVLPEGYETTAEMIAKYIYDETKKRVPEGVQLKVAVSETPNSWVEYEDD